From the Candidatus Amarolinea dominans genome, one window contains:
- a CDS encoding sigma 54-interacting transcriptional regulator, whose protein sequence is MQPTSYPLDLQILTARWRTFIETRAQPDAVDPVVVSSWRRCAPLLNPFAQPQLARLNEQALRRLLISQFDLLAIARPVMEDIFQVIEGDRSLMVLLDNTGCVLLTLGDAHMEEEATRLGLTPGTYWDEGRVGTNAFALVLAERMPAQVVGAEHFLACFHHLVDAAAPIFQPSGRPIGVLGILGLGSMSHSHATGIVVAGARALENQLAADVMHLDANAHLTLLNATMESIADGVLAWDRDGIVTQMNRQAAELLTLNPRLVVGHPLQRYVQAPADLREAMELGKPLRDVEAHLLVNGRPVYCMLNLKPIRIGDAPPIGFLATLQPIQQIHQIFYRLSGAQAAMTFDDLKGKSADIQRVRNQARGAARGRGNVLLQGESGVGKHVVARAIHNASSRANGPFIAVNCRAFPRDLFLSEFLGYESGAFSGARVEGRPSKFELAFGGTLFLDEVETIPLEFHSVLGRVIETGEVMRLGGTRVIPVNVRVISSTDTDLDSLVAEGAFQANLVYRLSSIVIDMPPLRQRREDLPELIETILGRMRASQPANAANAATVTPEALHLMKKYPWPGNIRELESALERASSLVASGQPIDVAHLPESVRRGAVIVPTREKAEPVLNMDEWNREALIRAGWATHGNLTEMAHLLGISRTTLWRKMRFFNLTAHHFQPDG, encoded by the coding sequence ATGCAACCAACCTCGTATCCACTTGACCTGCAGATCTTGACCGCGCGCTGGCGCACATTTATCGAAACGCGCGCGCAGCCGGACGCGGTGGACCCGGTGGTGGTCAGTTCCTGGCGCCGCTGTGCTCCCTTGCTCAACCCCTTTGCCCAACCTCAGTTAGCCCGCCTGAATGAACAGGCCCTGCGCCGCCTGCTCATCAGCCAGTTCGATCTCCTGGCCATTGCGCGCCCGGTGATGGAAGACATCTTCCAGGTCATCGAGGGCGACCGCAGTCTGATGGTGCTGCTCGATAACACCGGCTGCGTTTTGCTCACCCTGGGCGACGCCCACATGGAAGAAGAGGCCACCCGCCTGGGGCTGACTCCCGGCACCTACTGGGATGAGGGGCGCGTGGGCACCAATGCCTTCGCCCTGGTCCTGGCCGAACGTATGCCGGCGCAGGTGGTCGGCGCGGAGCATTTCCTGGCCTGCTTTCATCATCTCGTGGATGCGGCCGCGCCCATTTTTCAGCCCAGTGGACGACCCATCGGCGTGTTGGGCATCCTCGGTCTGGGCAGCATGAGTCATTCCCATGCGACCGGCATCGTCGTGGCCGGCGCGCGCGCCCTGGAAAACCAGTTGGCCGCCGACGTGATGCACCTGGATGCCAACGCCCATTTGACCCTGCTCAATGCGACGATGGAATCCATCGCGGATGGGGTGCTGGCCTGGGATCGCGACGGCATCGTCACGCAGATGAATCGGCAGGCGGCCGAGCTGCTGACCCTCAACCCGCGCCTCGTCGTCGGGCACCCCTTGCAGCGCTATGTGCAGGCGCCGGCCGACCTACGCGAAGCGATGGAGCTTGGCAAGCCGTTGCGCGATGTCGAGGCTCATCTGCTGGTCAACGGACGCCCGGTCTACTGCATGTTGAATCTGAAGCCAATTCGCATTGGCGACGCGCCACCGATCGGCTTTCTGGCGACGCTGCAGCCCATTCAGCAGATTCACCAGATCTTCTATCGCCTGTCCGGCGCGCAGGCCGCGATGACCTTCGACGATCTCAAGGGCAAATCGGCCGACATCCAGCGCGTGCGCAATCAGGCGCGCGGCGCCGCACGCGGCCGCGGCAACGTCCTGTTGCAGGGCGAGTCAGGGGTGGGTAAACACGTCGTGGCGCGCGCCATCCACAACGCCAGCAGCCGCGCCAACGGGCCTTTCATTGCCGTCAACTGCCGGGCCTTCCCGCGTGACCTGTTTCTGAGTGAGTTCCTCGGTTATGAAAGCGGCGCCTTCAGCGGCGCACGCGTCGAAGGGCGCCCCAGTAAGTTCGAGCTGGCCTTCGGCGGCACCCTGTTCCTGGACGAAGTAGAGACGATCCCGCTCGAATTCCATTCCGTGCTCGGCCGCGTGATCGAAACCGGCGAGGTGATGCGCCTGGGCGGCACCCGCGTCATTCCGGTCAATGTGCGCGTGATTTCCTCCACCGACACCGATCTGGACAGCCTGGTGGCCGAGGGCGCGTTTCAGGCCAACCTGGTTTATCGCCTGAGCTCGATCGTGATTGACATGCCGCCACTGCGCCAGCGGCGTGAGGATCTACCCGAACTGATAGAGACCATCCTGGGCCGCATGCGCGCCAGTCAGCCGGCCAATGCGGCCAATGCGGCCACGGTCACGCCGGAGGCGCTGCACCTGATGAAGAAGTACCCCTGGCCAGGCAACATTCGCGAACTGGAGAGCGCCCTGGAGCGCGCCAGCAGCCTGGTAGCCAGCGGTCAGCCCATTGACGTGGCCCATTTACCGGAGAGCGTCCGCCGCGGCGCGGTCATCGTGCCCACGCGCGAAAAAGCCGAACCGGTGCTCAACATGGATGAATGGAACCGCGAGGCGCTCATTCGCGCCGGCTGGGCCACGCACGGCAATCTGACCGAAATGGCGCACCTGCTCGGCATCAGCCGCACCACGTTATGGCGCAAGATGCGCTTCTTCAACCTGACCGCGCACCACTTTCAACCCGATGGGTAA
- the glpB gene encoding glycerol-3-phosphate dehydrogenase subunit GlpB has protein sequence MLDLLVIGAGLAGLQAAITAAQAGARVRLIAKGLSATHWAAGTVDVLGYAPAAEGAAPALVQRPLDAIAGVPAPHPYSLLGREGVASALDSFVALTHELGVPYEGSANGGNLLLPSPVGAPRPAFLAPRAQRGGDLSRPEPMLIVGFQGMRDFYPELIAANLNKQGFAARAAFLPLSLLNSQHDRNSVQLAHGLDNPRVTAKLAAELKRLLKPGERIGLPAILGLANHLGVLDDLRTQTGAVIFEIPTLPPSVPGIRLHAALRKHVEALGVRVEIGMEGIGFHAEGDAEGDAGNIQWVETSTSARPLKHRAAKYLLATGGILGGGFNSNHLGRVWEVIFDLPLTVPQQRHQWFQSQFLDPQGHPVFRGGVAVNGDWQPLKGDGTPVYRNLWAAGGLLAGGDYIQERSLEGVAIASGRAAATRLLQAA, from the coding sequence ATGCTTGATCTACTTGTAATCGGCGCTGGACTGGCCGGCCTCCAGGCCGCTATCACCGCTGCGCAGGCCGGCGCACGGGTGCGGCTCATCGCCAAAGGCTTGAGCGCCACGCATTGGGCCGCGGGCACCGTGGATGTGCTCGGCTATGCGCCGGCGGCTGAGGGCGCCGCGCCCGCGTTGGTGCAGCGCCCGCTGGATGCGATCGCCGGTGTGCCGGCCCCCCATCCCTACAGCCTGCTCGGCCGTGAGGGCGTTGCCAGCGCGCTCGATTCTTTCGTGGCCCTGACTCATGAGCTTGGCGTGCCCTACGAAGGCAGCGCCAACGGCGGCAACCTGCTGCTGCCATCGCCCGTCGGCGCGCCGCGACCCGCGTTCCTGGCGCCACGCGCCCAGCGCGGCGGCGATCTCAGCCGGCCGGAACCGATGCTGATCGTCGGTTTTCAGGGGATGCGCGACTTCTACCCCGAACTGATCGCGGCCAACCTGAACAAGCAGGGCTTTGCCGCGCGTGCGGCCTTCCTGCCCCTGAGCCTGCTCAACAGCCAGCATGACCGCAACAGCGTGCAGTTGGCTCATGGCCTGGATAACCCGCGGGTCACCGCCAAACTGGCGGCTGAGCTCAAGCGCCTGCTCAAGCCGGGGGAGCGCATCGGCCTGCCGGCTATCCTGGGCCTGGCCAATCACCTGGGTGTGCTGGATGATTTGCGCACCCAAACCGGCGCCGTCATCTTTGAAATCCCCACCCTGCCGCCCAGCGTGCCTGGCATTCGCCTGCATGCGGCCTTGCGCAAGCATGTGGAAGCGCTGGGCGTGCGGGTCGAGATCGGCATGGAGGGCATTGGCTTCCACGCAGAGGGGGACGCAGAGGGGGACGCGGGAAACATTCAGTGGGTGGAGACTTCTACCAGTGCGCGGCCGCTGAAGCACCGCGCGGCCAAGTATCTGCTGGCGACGGGCGGCATCCTGGGCGGCGGTTTCAACAGCAATCACCTGGGCCGGGTGTGGGAAGTGATCTTCGACCTGCCGTTGACCGTGCCGCAGCAGCGTCATCAGTGGTTCCAGTCGCAGTTTCTGGATCCGCAGGGGCACCCGGTTTTCCGCGGTGGTGTGGCGGTGAATGGCGATTGGCAGCCGCTCAAGGGCGATGGGACCCCCGTTTATCGCAACCTGTGGGCGGCCGGCGGTCTGTTGGCCGGCGGGGATTACATTCAGGAGCGCAGCCTGGAAGGGGTTGCCATTGCCAGCGGTCGCGCCGCGGCGACGCGACTCCTGCAGGCAGCGTAG
- the glpK gene encoding glycerol kinase GlpK, with translation MAKYAAAIDQGTTSTRFMVFDHSGKVVCFDQKEHEQIYPKPGWVEHDPMEIWTRVDEVVKGGLAKGNIDPADIAAVGITNQRETTVVWNRNTGKPYYNAIVWQDTRTADICNALAADGGQDRFRAQVGLPLATYFSGPKVRWILDNVAGVRAAAEAGDAIFGNIDTWVIWNLTGGTDGGVHVTDVSNASRTMLMNLNTLDWDDEILGVMGVPRAMLPKIVASSAVYGSAKGALAGIPVAGDLGDQQAALFGQTCFSAGEAKNTYGTGCFMLLNTGTTPVPSKSGLLTTLGYKIGDEPAVYALEGSIAITGALVQWLRDNLGLISRSSDVEALAATVEDNGGIYFVPAFSGLFAPYWRSDARGALVGMTRYVNKGHIARAALEATAFQTREVLDAMNNDSGVALTALKVDGGMVFNELLMQFQADILGVPVIRPTVAETTALGAAYAAGLAVGFWAKVEDLRANWGKDKEWQPNMDADHRAAQYANWKKAVTRTFDWIA, from the coding sequence ATGGCTAAGTATGCAGCAGCGATAGACCAGGGCACCACCAGCACCCGCTTCATGGTGTTCGACCACAGTGGAAAAGTTGTTTGTTTCGACCAGAAGGAACATGAGCAGATCTATCCCAAGCCGGGTTGGGTCGAGCATGATCCGATGGAGATTTGGACCCGCGTCGATGAAGTTGTCAAGGGCGGCCTGGCCAAGGGCAATATTGACCCGGCCGACATTGCCGCGGTCGGCATCACCAATCAGCGTGAGACCACCGTCGTGTGGAATCGCAACACCGGCAAGCCGTACTACAATGCCATCGTTTGGCAGGATACGCGCACGGCCGATATCTGCAACGCCCTGGCAGCCGATGGTGGTCAGGATCGCTTCCGCGCCCAGGTGGGCCTGCCGTTGGCGACCTACTTCTCCGGCCCCAAGGTGCGCTGGATTCTCGACAATGTCGCGGGCGTGCGCGCAGCCGCAGAAGCCGGCGATGCCATCTTCGGCAACATTGACACCTGGGTCATCTGGAATCTGACCGGCGGCACCGACGGCGGCGTGCATGTGACCGATGTCTCCAACGCCAGTCGCACCATGCTCATGAACCTCAACACCCTCGACTGGGATGATGAGATTCTGGGCGTCATGGGCGTGCCACGCGCCATGCTGCCCAAGATCGTCGCCTCCAGCGCGGTCTATGGCAGCGCCAAGGGCGCCCTGGCCGGCATCCCTGTGGCAGGCGACCTGGGCGATCAGCAGGCGGCTCTCTTCGGCCAGACCTGCTTCAGCGCTGGCGAAGCCAAGAACACCTACGGCACCGGCTGCTTCATGCTGCTCAACACCGGCACCACGCCCGTTCCGAGCAAGAGCGGCCTGCTCACCACCCTGGGCTACAAGATCGGTGACGAACCGGCCGTCTATGCCCTGGAAGGCTCCATCGCCATCACCGGCGCGCTGGTGCAGTGGCTGCGTGACAACCTGGGCCTCATCTCGCGCTCCTCGGATGTCGAAGCCCTGGCCGCGACCGTCGAAGACAACGGCGGCATCTACTTCGTGCCCGCGTTCTCTGGCCTGTTTGCGCCCTACTGGCGCAGTGATGCCCGCGGCGCGCTCGTCGGCATGACCCGCTACGTCAACAAGGGCCACATCGCCCGCGCCGCCCTGGAGGCCACCGCCTTCCAGACGCGTGAAGTGCTCGATGCCATGAACAACGACTCCGGCGTCGCGCTGACTGCCCTCAAGGTGGACGGCGGCATGGTCTTCAACGAACTGCTCATGCAGTTCCAGGCCGACATCCTCGGCGTCCCTGTCATCCGCCCAACCGTGGCCGAGACGACAGCCCTGGGCGCCGCCTACGCCGCCGGCCTGGCCGTCGGCTTCTGGGCCAAGGTCGAGGACCTGCGCGCGAACTGGGGCAAGGACAAGGAATGGCAGCCGAACATGGATGCGGACCATCGCGCGGCGCAGTATGCCAACTGGAAGAAGGCCGTCACCCGCACCTTCGATTGGATCGCCTAA
- the dhaL gene encoding dihydroxyacetone kinase subunit L, whose amino-acid sequence MTISRQDVLDWIKNVAGVLAENKDYLTQLDSAIGDADHGANMTRGFQAVLTKLPAVSDKDIGTIFKTVGMTLVSTVGGASGPLYGTFFMQAGAVSVGKQDLSAADWGAALEAAVNGVVMRGRAVLGDKTMVDALTPALEAFKDAVVQNATIGLALTRSVQAAEEGMKATIPLVARKGRASYLGERSAGHQDPGATSTFLILKCAAETWANS is encoded by the coding sequence ATGACAATCTCGCGTCAAGATGTGCTCGACTGGATCAAGAACGTTGCTGGCGTGCTCGCTGAAAACAAGGACTACCTCACCCAACTCGACTCGGCCATTGGTGATGCCGACCACGGCGCCAACATGACGCGTGGTTTTCAGGCCGTCCTCACCAAGCTGCCCGCCGTCAGCGACAAAGACATCGGCACCATCTTCAAGACGGTCGGCATGACGTTAGTCTCCACCGTCGGAGGCGCCAGCGGGCCGCTCTATGGCACCTTCTTCATGCAGGCAGGCGCGGTCTCGGTCGGTAAACAAGACCTCTCGGCCGCCGACTGGGGCGCCGCGCTGGAAGCCGCGGTCAATGGCGTTGTTATGCGCGGCAGGGCCGTTCTCGGCGATAAGACGATGGTAGATGCCCTGACGCCAGCCCTCGAAGCCTTCAAGGATGCGGTCGTGCAGAACGCCACGATCGGTTTGGCCCTGACACGCTCTGTTCAGGCCGCCGAAGAAGGCATGAAAGCGACGATCCCCCTGGTGGCACGCAAGGGACGTGCCAGCTATTTGGGCGAACGCAGTGCAGGGCACCAGGACCCTGGCGCCACTTCGACCTTCCTGATCTTGAAGTGCGCCGCCGAAACCTGGGCAAACTCATAA
- a CDS encoding aquaporin family protein — protein MSPFMGEVIGTMLLILLGDGVVANVLLAKTKGKNAGWIVITTAWALAVFVGAYSVASVSGAHLNPAVTIGLAVAGKFAWANVFPYIIAQFIGAFIGATLVWLHYFPHWAETKDTGLKLAVFSTGPAIRSMTWNLVSEIIGTFALVFGILAIKGAVMDSSGSAVPLNMGALGIIPVAFLVWVIGLALGGTTGYAINPARDLGPRIAHFVLPIAGKGDSDWGYSWIPVVGPIVGAVIAALLYTGLGSF, from the coding sequence ATGTCTCCGTTTATGGGTGAAGTGATTGGCACGATGTTGCTGATCCTGTTGGGTGATGGTGTGGTGGCCAACGTTTTGTTGGCCAAGACCAAGGGTAAAAACGCCGGCTGGATTGTCATTACCACAGCCTGGGCGCTGGCGGTCTTTGTGGGCGCCTATTCGGTGGCGAGCGTCAGCGGTGCGCACTTGAATCCGGCCGTCACGATTGGTCTGGCCGTGGCTGGTAAGTTTGCGTGGGCCAATGTCTTCCCGTACATTATTGCCCAATTCATTGGCGCCTTCATTGGCGCCACCCTGGTTTGGTTGCACTACTTCCCGCACTGGGCCGAGACCAAGGATACTGGCCTGAAGTTGGCCGTCTTCTCGACCGGCCCGGCCATTCGCAGCATGACCTGGAACCTGGTTTCTGAAATCATCGGCACCTTCGCGCTGGTGTTCGGCATCCTGGCGATCAAGGGCGCCGTGATGGATTCGTCTGGCTCGGCCGTGCCGTTGAACATGGGCGCTCTGGGCATTATCCCCGTGGCCTTCCTCGTGTGGGTGATCGGTCTGGCGCTCGGTGGCACCACCGGTTATGCCATCAATCCGGCTCGTGACCTCGGCCCTCGCATTGCGCACTTCGTCCTGCCTATCGCAGGCAAGGGTGACAGCGACTGGGGCTACTCCTGGATTCCCGTGGTCGGCCCCATCGTCGGTGCTGTCATTGCGGCCCTCCTGTACACAGGACTCGGCAGTTTCTAA
- a CDS encoding metallophosphoesterase produces MTAKTKIIISDLHLGAGLEGAGGNRLEDFISDIDFVEWVHGLTAESNRTGADMEFIINGDFMEMLQVPAVVRFDPTEPYPPAAYAANDEASALLKLTHITQGHPGLFAVLADFICHQPRRNVVILRGNHDPELYWPGVQDVLRHLLGATGEVVNLLQFPPLSYLTDGVYVEHGNQYTESVNRFQNPSAPLDPQDPTRLELVWGSRFVFEYFNQIERERYWVDGVAPMTGLIWYGLHYDFPFAARALKLLLAAVPRLGLPREVSPKQIDAISALEADLADPDDLPALQARYESDPAFRQEFEARVLEALRDVSTDDTLLPSARDLTPAAALARAEQLADEYRRRLRSEAQRIATETQARLVTFGHTHVSETFPLTDGATYINSGAWIGAADFSHATPAQWEDLFRHPDTYANQRQLAFVRVDYDAAGQLSARLLHVGQPTPPGGTGSGGVHPAPSPHKGCLPALLLLPFRR; encoded by the coding sequence ATGACGGCCAAGACAAAAATCATCATCAGCGACCTGCACCTGGGCGCTGGGCTGGAGGGCGCCGGCGGTAATCGCCTCGAAGACTTCATCAGCGACATTGACTTTGTGGAGTGGGTGCATGGCCTGACTGCGGAGAGCAACCGCACCGGCGCTGACATGGAATTCATCATCAATGGCGATTTTATGGAGATGCTGCAGGTGCCTGCGGTCGTGCGCTTTGACCCGACCGAACCCTACCCGCCGGCCGCGTATGCTGCCAACGACGAAGCCTCAGCCCTTCTCAAACTGACGCACATCACGCAGGGCCATCCGGGCCTCTTTGCTGTCCTGGCCGATTTCATCTGCCACCAACCGCGGCGCAACGTCGTCATTCTGCGGGGCAATCACGACCCTGAGCTCTACTGGCCCGGCGTGCAGGATGTCCTGCGCCATCTCCTGGGCGCCACCGGAGAAGTGGTCAACTTGCTCCAGTTCCCGCCGTTGAGCTATCTGACCGACGGCGTCTACGTAGAGCATGGCAATCAGTACACTGAATCGGTCAACCGTTTTCAGAACCCCAGCGCGCCGCTCGACCCGCAGGATCCCACCAGGCTGGAATTGGTGTGGGGATCGCGCTTCGTGTTCGAATACTTCAACCAGATCGAACGTGAGCGTTACTGGGTGGACGGCGTGGCGCCGATGACGGGCCTCATCTGGTATGGCTTGCACTACGATTTCCCCTTTGCGGCCAGGGCGCTCAAACTCCTGCTGGCTGCTGTCCCGCGCCTGGGGCTGCCGCGCGAGGTCTCTCCCAAGCAAATTGACGCCATCTCCGCCCTGGAAGCAGACCTGGCCGATCCCGACGACCTGCCCGCCCTGCAGGCACGCTACGAATCGGACCCCGCCTTCCGTCAGGAGTTCGAGGCGCGTGTGCTGGAAGCCTTGCGCGACGTCAGCACGGACGACACCCTCCTGCCCTCCGCACGTGACCTCACGCCGGCCGCTGCCCTGGCGCGCGCGGAACAGTTGGCCGATGAGTATCGGCGGCGCCTGCGCAGCGAAGCCCAGCGCATCGCCACCGAAACCCAGGCGCGCCTGGTGACATTTGGTCATACCCACGTGTCAGAAACTTTCCCCCTGACGGATGGGGCCACCTACATCAACAGCGGCGCCTGGATCGGCGCGGCTGATTTTTCTCATGCCACCCCGGCGCAGTGGGAAGACCTCTTCCGTCATCCGGATACCTATGCCAACCAGCGCCAGTTGGCCTTTGTGCGCGTGGACTATGACGCAGCCGGCCAGCTCAGCGCCCGCCTGCTGCATGTGGGTCAGCCAACGCCGCCCGGTGGAACAGGCAGCGGCGGCGTTCACCCGGCGCCCTCGCCGCATAAGGGCTGCCTGCCCGCCCTGCTCCTGCTGCCCTTCCGGCGCTGA
- the glpA gene encoding anaerobic glycerol-3-phosphate dehydrogenase subunit A, with protein sequence MKRLDTDILVIGGGATGTGIAWDAALRGFKVILVEKRDLTHGTTGRYHGLLHSGGRYVVKDPGSAVECITENRILRKTHAHCIEDTSGFFVVTPEDEGEYPDLFKAACEKCGVPCAEIPVAEALRREPLLNQRISRVFEVPDGAADSFLSTHATAQAAQRVGAQTLVYHEVIALLLEGGDGNRRVAGAQVRNVTTGEEMAIHASMTVNATGAWAGQLAKMAGIRVDVIPGKGTLVAMNHRVVNTVINRCKKPADGDIIVPIHTVAVIGTTDERVTNPEDLRIEPWEVYLMLSEGEKLVPSISKARVVRTWAGVRPLYQEHYSGSSRDATRAFTLLRHNNRDGVQSFLTMTGGKWTTFRLMAEKAVDAACEQIGVRQPCVTAETVVPGIEQGHYWLGHRLHEVEDLKLQGELVCECELVTRTMVENAVRRNPLVTLDDLRRDVRLGMGPCQGGFCTYRACGILHELGSKQQADARPPLQVSARDATWEVAYLQSPAHNNGAAAAAPSPLSNQAITVEDANLLLRDFLQERWKGLTPILWAQQLKQERLDELIYLSLLNADHLPDGDRQGPLSTFWRFDTTPNEKTERDHA encoded by the coding sequence ATGAAACGTCTAGATACTGACATTCTCGTGATTGGCGGTGGCGCCACCGGTACGGGAATTGCCTGGGATGCGGCACTCCGTGGCTTCAAGGTCATCCTGGTGGAGAAACGCGACCTAACCCATGGCACCACCGGGCGCTACCACGGCCTGTTGCACAGCGGCGGCCGCTATGTCGTCAAGGACCCTGGCAGCGCGGTGGAGTGCATTACCGAAAACCGCATCCTGCGCAAGACCCATGCCCATTGCATCGAAGATACCAGCGGCTTCTTTGTTGTGACGCCAGAAGATGAGGGGGAATACCCTGATCTGTTCAAGGCCGCATGTGAGAAGTGCGGCGTGCCTTGCGCCGAAATCCCCGTGGCCGAGGCGCTGCGCCGTGAGCCGCTGTTGAACCAGCGCATCAGCCGCGTCTTCGAAGTGCCCGATGGCGCCGCGGACAGCTTCTTGTCCACGCACGCCACGGCCCAGGCCGCGCAACGCGTTGGCGCGCAGACCCTCGTTTACCATGAAGTGATCGCCCTTCTTCTGGAGGGCGGCGATGGCAACCGCCGCGTGGCCGGCGCGCAGGTGCGCAATGTGACCACCGGCGAAGAGATGGCGATTCACGCCAGCATGACCGTCAACGCCACCGGCGCGTGGGCCGGTCAGCTTGCCAAGATGGCTGGCATCCGCGTGGATGTGATCCCCGGCAAGGGCACACTGGTGGCTATGAACCACCGTGTCGTCAACACAGTCATCAACCGCTGCAAAAAACCGGCCGATGGCGATATCATCGTGCCGATTCATACCGTGGCCGTCATCGGCACCACGGACGAACGCGTCACCAACCCTGAAGACCTGCGCATCGAACCGTGGGAAGTCTATCTGATGTTGAGCGAAGGCGAGAAGCTGGTTCCTTCCATTTCCAAAGCCCGTGTGGTGCGCACATGGGCCGGGGTGCGGCCCCTCTATCAGGAACATTACAGCGGTTCCAGTCGCGATGCCACGCGCGCCTTCACTCTGCTGCGCCACAACAATCGTGATGGCGTCCAGAGTTTCCTCACCATGACCGGCGGCAAGTGGACCACCTTCCGCCTGATGGCTGAAAAAGCCGTGGACGCCGCGTGCGAGCAGATTGGCGTGCGCCAGCCATGCGTGACGGCCGAGACGGTCGTGCCAGGCATCGAGCAGGGGCACTACTGGCTGGGACATCGCCTGCACGAAGTCGAAGACCTCAAGCTGCAGGGCGAACTGGTGTGCGAGTGCGAGCTGGTGACGCGCACGATGGTCGAGAATGCCGTGCGGCGCAATCCCCTGGTGACACTGGACGATCTGCGCCGTGATGTGCGCCTGGGTATGGGGCCTTGCCAGGGCGGCTTCTGCACCTATCGCGCCTGCGGCATCTTGCACGAGCTGGGCAGCAAGCAGCAAGCGGATGCCCGCCCACCGCTGCAAGTCAGCGCAAGGGACGCCACGTGGGAAGTGGCCTACCTGCAGTCGCCCGCGCATAACAACGGCGCGGCGGCCGCGGCCCCTTCGCCGCTGTCCAATCAGGCCATTACAGTGGAGGATGCCAACCTGCTCTTGCGCGATTTCCTGCAAGAGCGCTGGAAAGGGCTGACGCCCATCCTGTGGGCGCAGCAGCTCAAGCAGGAACGCCTGGATGAACTGATCTACCTCAGCCTGCTGAATGCCGATCATCTGCCCGACGGCGACCGGCAAGGCCCGCTGAGCACGTTCTGGCGGTTCGACACCACGCCGAACGAGAAAACGGAGCGCGACCATGCTTGA
- the dhaK gene encoding dihydroxyacetone kinase subunit DhaK: MKKLINKPEDVVREELEGIVYAHSNLVTVHYDPNFIVRADAPVQGKVGVISGGGSGHEPMHGGFVGMGMLDAACPGAVFTSPTPDQMLEATKAVNGGAGVLHIVKNYTGDIMNFEMAAELAREEGIEVEAVVTNDDVAVKDSLWTAGRRGVGITVLAEKITGAAAEEGRSLKEVADVCRKVNAWGRSMGMALTSCTVPHAGKPTFDLPEDEMEIGVGIHGEPGRKRMKLATADEITEMLAEPIIEDLPFQAGDEVLAFVNGMGGTPLIELYVVYRKLAQICESHGIKIARNLIGSYITSLEMAGCSITLLKLDADLLKLWDAPVKTVGLRWGV, encoded by the coding sequence ATGAAGAAACTGATCAATAAACCCGAAGATGTCGTTCGCGAGGAACTGGAAGGGATTGTCTACGCACACTCGAACTTGGTGACAGTGCATTATGACCCGAACTTTATTGTACGGGCCGATGCACCGGTGCAGGGCAAAGTGGGCGTGATCTCTGGCGGCGGCTCCGGTCATGAGCCGATGCATGGTGGCTTCGTGGGTATGGGTATGCTGGATGCGGCCTGCCCCGGCGCGGTCTTCACCAGCCCCACGCCCGATCAGATGCTGGAAGCGACCAAGGCCGTCAATGGCGGCGCGGGCGTGCTGCACATCGTCAAGAACTACACCGGCGACATCATGAACTTCGAGATGGCGGCCGAATTGGCGCGTGAAGAGGGCATCGAGGTCGAGGCGGTAGTGACCAACGACGACGTGGCTGTGAAGGATAGCCTCTGGACAGCCGGCCGTCGTGGCGTTGGCATCACCGTCCTGGCCGAGAAGATCACGGGCGCGGCCGCGGAAGAGGGTCGCTCTCTCAAAGAAGTGGCCGATGTCTGTCGCAAAGTCAACGCCTGGGGCCGCAGCATGGGTATGGCGCTCACCTCCTGCACCGTGCCCCATGCCGGCAAGCCCACCTTCGATCTGCCTGAAGATGAGATGGAAATCGGCGTCGGTATCCACGGCGAGCCAGGCCGCAAGCGCATGAAGCTGGCCACGGCCGACGAAATCACCGAGATGCTGGCCGAGCCAATCATCGAGGACCTGCCCTTCCAGGCGGGTGACGAAGTCCTGGCCTTTGTCAACGGCATGGGCGGCACCCCTCTCATCGAACTGTATGTCGTCTATCGCAAGCTGGCGCAGATCTGCGAGAGCCACGGTATCAAGATCGCGCGCAACCTGATCGGCTCCTACATCACCAGCCTCGAAATGGCCGGCTGCTCGATCACGTTGCTCAAGCTGGATGCTGACCTCCTCAAGCTGTGGGACGCACCGGTGAAGACCGTGGGCCTGCGCTGGGGTGTATGA